One Tetrapisispora phaffii CBS 4417 chromosome 3, complete genome DNA segment encodes these proteins:
- the THI7 gene encoding thiamine transporter THI7 (similar to Saccharomyces cerevisiae THI7 (YLR237W); ancestral locus Anc_8.412): MSEKESRLTRALRFLEIPVENRSTISILRNPDLQPIKREYQTWGFFSNFSYWGIISFSVGTWLSGSAALSVGLSYGETIGTFILGDVLTIMFTLANSYPGFDWKVGYTLSQRFVFGIYGSWFGILIRVLLSIVNYASNAWLGGLCINMILDSWSHHYLTLPNTLSHHVHMKTREVIGFCLFHVVCAACYYMKPYHIKYILIISCLATFFSMMGMVIYLSKENGGVGDAFNAPSTATGSAKCWAWVYMISYWFGSVSPGSVNQSDYSRFGSSQTAIWLGTILALLIPTTVVPVFGIIGASTSEQLYGETLWMPNEFFTYWLTKDYSAGARAASFFCGVSFVLSQIAYTISNAGFASGMDLAGLFPKYINIRRGAILTAIISVACQPWNFYNSSSIFLTVTSSFGVIMTPIITVMICDNLMIRQRQYSIGEAFKLKGDYYYTKGVNWRAMFAMTVGMAPGLPGIAWQVDNNYFNNQGIVNFYYGDSFFSFAISFFTYWIVCYFFPITITVPHDTKDYYGAFDDEVARKKGLIPYSEISEAELIRFALNSGLESESSSDDSSTIISDSHFNHESDEKNKLDGVTISTKTSSVQ; this comes from the coding sequence ATGTCTGAGAAGGAATCCCGTTTAACTAGAGCATTAAGGTTCTTAGAAATTCCTGTCGAGAATAGATCTACTATCAGTATCTTAAGAAATCCAGATTTACAGCCAATAAAACGTGAATACCAAACATGGGGGTTCTTTTCTAATTTCAGTTATTGGGGTATCATATCCTTTTCAGTGGGTACCTGGTTAAGTGGATCAGCTGCTCTGTCTGTAGGTTTAAGTTATGGTGAGACAATCGGGACCTTTATTCTTGGTGATGTTCTTACAATTATGTTCACTTTAGCAAATTCATATCCTGGTTTTGATTGGAAAGTCGGTTATACTCTATCACAAAGATTTGTTTTCGGAATTTATGGGTCATGGTTTGGTATCCTAATCAGAGTTTTATTGAGTATTGTCAATTATGCATCAAATGCATGGTTAGGTGGTCTATGTATCAATATGATTTTAGATTCTTGGTCACATCATTATTTGACTCTTCCAAATACATTATCTCATCATGTTCATATGAAAACAAGAGAAGTTATTGGCTTTTGTCTTTTCCATGTTGTTTGCGCAGCCTGTTATTATATGAAGCCATAtcatatcaaatatattttaatcaTTTCATGCCTTGCAACTTTCTTCTCCATGATGGGTATGGTTATTTACTTAAGCAAAGAAAATGGCGGTGTTGGAGATGCTTTCAATGCACCATCAACTGCTACTGGATCTGCGAAATGTTGGGCTTGGGTTTATATGATTTCATATTGGTTCGGCTCCGTTTCACCAGGGTCTGTAAATCAAAGTGATTATTCGAGGTTTGGTTCTTCTCAAACTGCTATCTGGCTAGGTACTATTTTAGCCTTATTAATTCCTACAACTGTGGTTCCAGTTTTTGGAATTATTGGTGCCTCAACAAGCGAACAATTATATGGGGAGACTTTGTGGATGCCGAATGAGTTCTTCACATATTGGCTAACTAAGGACTATAGTGCAGGAGCTCGTGCTGCCTCCTTCTTTTGTGGCGTGTCATTTGTACTTTCTCAAATTGCTTATacaatttctaatgcaGGATTTGCCAGTGGTATGGATTTGGCAGGTTTATTCcctaaatatattaacatTAGAAGAGGTGCAATTTTAACTGCCATTATTTCAGTTGCTTGCCAACCATGGAATTTTTacaattcttcttctatcTTTTTGACTGTAACAAGTTCTTTCGGTGTTATAATGACACCAATCATCACTGTTATGATATGCgataatttaatgataagACAGAGACAATATTCTATTGGAGAGGCATTTAAACTGAAAGgtgattattattacacTAAGGGCGTCAATTGGAGAGCTATGTTCGCAATGACTGTGGGTATGGCACCAGGTTTACCTGGTATTGCTTGGCAAGTTGACAACAATTATTTCAACAATCAAGGTATAGTTAACTTTTACTACGGCGACTCATTTTTCTCCTTTGccatttcatttttcacGTACTGGATCGTATGCTATTTTTTCCCAATTACCATCACAGTTCCTCATGATACGAAGGATTATTATGGTGCTTTTGATGACGAAGTTGCAAGAAAGAAGGGGTTGATTCCATACAGTGAAATATCAGAAGCGGAACTAATACGCTTTGCTTTAAATTCTGGACTAGAGTCAGAGTCTTCAAGCGATGATTCTTCTACTATCATATCCGATAGCCATTTTAATCATGAATCAGATGAGAAAAATAAACTTGATGGTGTAACAATCAGTACAAAAACTTCTTCTgttcaataa
- the COQ4 gene encoding ubiquinone biosynthesis protein COQ4 (similar to Saccharomyces cerevisiae COQ4 (YDR204W); ancestral locus Anc_8.411): protein MLLRLTFLSSKLDRCLHNRAQQRHIFIATALTIGSFLFGKDARLADMMDRGELHDKNVEYELKRQERIDARLKTLQSTRPMKPMYKGHVPLTAIEKMILFTVSGVRSFFHPENGINIVQLGESTALPFVLENLKQTMLSDETGRRILREKPNVTTDQLDMGKLSKLPKNTFGYRFFKWLEKEGVSPDTRAPVTYIDDPVHAYIFKRYRQCHDFYHSLNDLPIIIEGEITVKALEAANLGIPMAALGALLAPLRLKSVQRDRLYDIYLPWAVKTGLSCKPLINVYWEELLEKDIDKLKKELGITAPPDLREIRKERAQKRKQLKLRYENFDQ from the coding sequence ATGTTATTGAGGCTAACTTTCCTGTCTTCTAAATTAGACAGATGTCTTCACAATAGAGCCCAACAAAGGCATATATTCATTGCAACTGCATTGACTATTGGCAGTTTTCTGTTTGGTAAAGATGCAAGATTAGCAGATATGATGGATAGAGGTGAGTTACATGATAAAAATGTTGAGTATGAACTTAAACGTCAAGAAAGGATTGATGCTCGTTTAAAAACTTTACAATCAACGAGACCAATGAAACCAATGTATAAGGGACATGTACCTTTAActgcaattgaaaaaatgataCTATTTACAGTTTCAGGTGTCAGATCCTTTTTTCACCCAGAGAATGGTATTAACATTGTCCAACTGGGAGAATCAACTGCTCTTCCATTTGTTCTGGAGAACTTGAAACAAACAATGTTATCAGATGAAACAGGTAGAAGGATATTAAGGGAAAAACCTAACGTAACCACTGATCAATTAGATATGGGTAAACTATCAAAATTACCTAAAAACACTTTCGGTTACAGATTTTTTAAGTGGTTGGAAAAAGAAGGTGTCTCGCCAGATACCAGAGCTCCTGTCACTTACATTGACGATCCAGTTCACGcctatatatttaaaagatatagACAGTGCCATGATTTCTATCATTCTTTGAATGATTTGCCAATTATTATAGAAGGTGAAATAACTGTAAAAGCTCTGGAAGCTGCAAATCTTGGTATTCCAATGGCTGCGTTGGGTGCTCTTCTCGCTCCATTACGTCTGAAGTCAGTTCAAAGAGATCGTTTGTACGATATTTACCTTCCATGGGCAGTTAAAACTGGTTTAAGTTGCAAACCTTTGATTAATGTATACTGGGAAGAATTGCTAGAGAAAGATATAGATAAGCTTAAGAAAGAATTAGGCATAACTGCTCCTCCAGATTTAAGAGAAATAAGAAAGGAAAGAGCACAAAAGCGTAAACAATTGAAACTAAGATACGAGAACTTTGACCAATAA
- the RAV2 gene encoding Rav2p (similar to Saccharomyces cerevisiae RAV2 (YDR202C); ancestral locus Anc_8.410): MTTELYPNDYFGDINKHDIVKETETELKWLIDEIVKPELPNIIDNVEKCLDMLQSNEVFKMPITNNNGNNLQGKSNANNGPTIRGIISRQNEYIVGFQTIVTFPEFNKGKPIILKMEPEASKFKLPQLVTTKDNLSDLLHTLEDSEIISDSSSFISNMDKSLKLLAQSISLLETPPRNLIFPEIGNNVIKELFPSNHSSLFETPHHEISLELVLIKNELYIDFRNLVKVVKVPWCKVDPNTSLSFVDNIKEELKVDRRKNLKDVLISRGLQVEESNLFNNLLISAFNTEKTTLSEARNFLSRCITFNNKVVIEGEKIVATTSDPSLISLSSKLHSLESTIGNLYTNLNTYTPTTHNNVTK; the protein is encoded by the coding sequence ATGACTACAGAATTATACCCCAATGATTATTTTGGTGACATTAACAAGCACGATATCGTAAAAGAAACTGAAACTGAATTGAAATGgttaattgatgaaattgtCAAACCAGAATTGcctaatattattgataatgTAGAGAAATGTTTAGATATGCTACAAAGTAACGAAGTTTTTAAAATGCCCATCACAAATAACAATGGTAATAATCTCCAAGGTAAATCTAATGCAAACAATGGTCCTACAATACGTGGTATAATATCACGGCAAAACGAATACATAGTTGGTTTTCAAACTATTGTAACTTTCCCAGAATTTAATAAGGGAAAACCGATAATCCTAAAAATGGAACCAGAAGCATCAAAATTTAAGCTTCCTCAATTAGTAACGACCaaagataatttatcaGATCTTTTACACACACTAGAAGATAGCGAAATAATTTCAGATTCTTCAAGTTTCATTTCTAATATGGATAAATCTTTGAAACTATTAGCACAATCAATAAGCTTGTTAGAAACTCCACCAAGGAATTTAATATTCCCGGAGATCGGTAATAATGTAATTAAAGAGTTATTTCCATCAAACCATTCCTCACTTTTTGAGACCCCACATCATGAGATTAGTCTAGAATTGGtcttaataaaaaatgaactATATATTGACTTCAGGAACTTGGTAAAAGTGGTAAAAGTTCCATGGTGCAAAGTCGATCCAAACACTAGTCTATCTtttgttgataatattaaggAGGAATTAAAAGTAGACAGGAGgaaaaatttgaaagacGTTTTGATTTCAAGAGGCCTACAGGTTGAAGAATCAAATCTGTTTAACAATTTACTTATATCAGCATTCAATACCGAAAAGACAACTTTATCGGAAGCACGTAATTTTTTGAGTAGATGCATAACATTCAACAATAAAGTAGTCATAGAAGGTGAAAAAATTGTGGCTACGACAAGTGATCCATCGCTTATAAGTTTGAGTTCCAAATTACATAGTCTGGAAAGTACAATAGGCAATCTTTACACTAATCTAAACACATATACACCGACCACGCATAATAATGTAACGAAATAA
- the SPC19 gene encoding Spc19p (similar to Saccharomyces cerevisiae SPC19 (YDR201W); ancestral locus Anc_8.409), translating to MTEYLDDVVSKLSGTVELLQNSIDKLHNNSAPNNNLTSNMLQTRRYFELISEYDVEKAKLAQNEEIDPLVKILHDKLGRSLGKLQREYDTLQKTYELNKLRLNNRVTEENGARGDNDDPNKINEIDFDLSTDVVVMASSTNEELEELGNN from the coding sequence ATGACAGAATATTTAGATGATGTGGTTTCGAAACTCAGTGGAACAGTAGAGCTTTTACAGAACAGTATAGATAAATTGCATAACAACTCTGCTCCTAATAACAATTTGACAAGTAACATGTTGCAAACAAGaagatattttgaattgatATCAGAGTATGATGTTGAGAAGGCAAAATTAGCacaaaatgaagaaattgatcCTCTGGTGAAAATATTACACGATAAATTAGGGAGATCTTTAGGTAAACTCCAAAGAGAATATGATACGTTACAAAAGACATATGAGCTTAATAAACTGAGATTAAATAACAGAGTGACTGAAGAAAATGGAGCTAGAGGAGATAATGATGAtccaaataaaataaatgagATCGATTTTGATCTGAGTACTGATGTTGTTGTAATGGCGTCTTCCACTAATGAGGAGTTGGAAGAGTTAGGAAACAATTAA
- the TPHA0C02270 gene encoding uncharacterized protein (similar to Saccharomyces cerevisiae VPS64 (YDR200C) and FAR10 (YLR238W); ancestral locus Anc_8.408), protein MNDSNETIYNRRTLFQPRSSLKETLISPAKSNYNTQASSHDNNSGKMPDNANQIVGRRARSNSRSAGSTSNEPMEQFSMDKVNNNTESTLSKNTANIIQINNPGSPDLGSVNAFKGLDDTNTTILKSNANNIPNMENLTMRERYNNIVVLKPLNSTFETKHLVVPHKPDVIKLGRPVINNNSNCTNTYKGLNERNAQHKKSNIRNDNGNFNSRVLSRNHAALTCDSNTGKIFIRDLKSSNGTFINGTRIGTNDVELSVGDVIDLGTDIDNKQEHRRISALVDNILSVPLVNETVDMLNSNTFFSEKRKNSFQTSSNKHTGVGSDVESNQDIVSTNSKANPIAETLEHNYLSKPALSSKHAAFEAAMFGDVNNIDLENDILGTETALLSEIFIDNSSGTSANLINIMKILSTEIALEKLENQKLKAMDNFLVNFTVNIDNIDNELIQKNQTQIDALQENLKHRLYKKHNKILDNTYLQVEQLQLEKERLEEDFELQEKKQAAEFQSLITELDTLKEDLGSKSVLNESFGVSYKDRDLNVINKTTKFSNETKEKYLDLFGEKSDSSNWKSGLILILSTAFVGFVAYALNLSSKNCN, encoded by the coding sequence ATGAACGATTCAAATGAAACTATTTACAACAGACGAACTCTATTTCAGCCTAGGTCTTCATTAAAAGAAACTTTAATTTCTCCTGCtaaatcaaattataaCACACAAGCAAGTTCTCatgacaataattctgGTAAAATGCCTGATAATGCTAATCAAATTGTAGGAAGAAGAGCAAGATCAAATTCGAGAAGTGCCGGATCCACTTCAAACGAACCTATGGAACAATTTTCTATGGataaagttaataataatacgGAATCTACATTATCTAAAAACACTGCCAATATCATCCAAATTAACAACCCTGGAAGTCCTGATCTTGGCTCAGTGAATGCATTTAAGGGTTTAGATGATACCAATACCactattttaaaatctaatGCGAATAATATACCAAATATGGAGAATCTTACAATGAGGGAAAGATATAATAACATCGTTGTCCTAAAACCGTTAAATAGTACTTTTGAAACAAAACATTTAGTAGTACCTCATAAACCAgatgttattaaattagGTAGACCAGtgattaataataattccaATTGTACTAATACTTACAAGGGTTTAAACGAAAGAAACGCCCAACAtaagaaatcaaatattagaAATGATAATGGTAATTTCAATTCCAGAGTTTTATCTAGAAATCATGCTGCACTTACTTGCGACTCCAATACaggaaaaatattcattcGTGATTTAAAGTCTAGCAATGGTACTTTTATTAATGGAACAAGAATAGGAACCAATGACGTGGAATTATCAGTCGGTGATGTTATTGACCTAGGTACTGATATAGATAACAAACAAGAACACAGAAGAATTAGCGCCTTAGTggataatatattatctgTTCCTCTGGTAAACGAGACTGTTGATATGTTAAACAGTaatacttttttttctGAGAAGAGGAAAAACAGCTTCCAAACAAGTAGTAATAAACATACCGGTGTTGGAAGTGACGTCGAATCTAATCAAGATATAGTCTCTACAAATTCAAAGGCAAATCCGATAGCTGAAACTTTAGAACACAATTATTTATCCAAACCAGCCCTTTCGTCGAAACATGCTGCGTTTGAGGCTGCAATGTTTGGCgatgttaataatattgatttagagaatgatattttagGAACAGAAACTGCACTCCTCAGTGAGATATTTATTGACAACTCAAGCGGAACAAGTGCCAAtcttatcaatattatgaAGATATTATCAACAGAAATAGCGCTAGAAAAACTCGAAAaccaaaaattaaaagcaATGGACAACTTTTTGGTCAATTTCACAGTGaatatagataatataGACAATGAacttattcaaaaaaatcaaaccCAAATCGATGCACTGCAAGAAAATCTCAAACATAGGTTATACAAGAAACACAATAAGATATTAGATAATACTTACTTACAGGTAGAACAACTACAATTGGAGAAAGAAAGGCTGGAAGAAGATTTTGAACTAcaagaaaagaaacaagCCGCAGAGTTTCAGTCGTTAATAACAGAGTTGGATACTTTAAAGGAAGATCTGGGTAGCAAATCCGTCCTTAATGAATCATTTGGTGTGAGCTATAAAGATAGAGACCTTAACGTTATAAATAAGACAACGAAGTTTTCTAatgaaacaaaagaaaaatatcttGATTTATTTGGAGAAAAATCTGATTCATCTAATTGGAAAAGTGGACTTATTCTAATTCTCAGCACTGCATTTGTAGGATTTGTGGCATACGCACtaaatttatcatcaaaaaactgcaattaa
- the LIP2 gene encoding lipoyl(octanoyl) transferase LIP2 (similar to Saccharomyces cerevisiae LIP2 (YLR239C); ancestral locus Anc_8.407), with amino-acid sequence MFPVLLNLRVPTNGPQIQKHFLRAVGSTFKPKTTPIDESSKVLKHLHFTKTMDFEKGLDIQEKFVAAQLDMKKLKAKIKRKIFEVEQNHNGAPLNVFERSMLDNILTMKPNPTILTFEFWPVYSGGKRIKKTITDKQIKKYEEFVPTSEIDNPAPKFVQTERGGQITFHGPGQIVAYIILDLKTFNKFSVKDHVSAIQGAVSNSMLKINKEDGNPLALETKTNCDTGVWTTKDEKLASIGIHVRRSITSHGVCINVDPDLSYLNNFEMCGLPNKKATSIYQERPGTDLSVQDVAKSFVNEYAKILDIDTVERIDLDNIEID; translated from the coding sequence TCCCAGTACTACTTAACTTGAGAGTACCGACCAATGGACCTCAAATTCAGAAGCATTTCTTGCGTGCAGTAGGTTCAACGTTTAAACCTAAAACCACGCCAATTGATGAGTCTTCCAAAGTATTAAAACATTTACATTTTACAAAGACGATGGACTTTGAAAAAGGTTTAGATATTCAAGAGAAATTTGTTGCAGCACAATTGGatatgaagaaattaaaagcTAAAATAAAGAGAAAGATTTTTGAAGTTGAACAAAATCACAATGGAGCACCTCTTAATGTCTTTGAGAGATCAATGCTGGATAATATACTGACAATGAAACCAAATCCAACAATTTTAACCTTTGAGTTTTGGCCAGTGTACTCAGGAGGTAAGCGTATTAAAAAGACTATTACTGATAAGcaaataaagaaatatgAAGAATTTGTCCCTACTAGCGAAATTGATAATCCAGCTCCAAAATTTGTACAAACTGAGAGAGGTGGACAGATCACTTTCCATGGACCAGGCCAAATTGTCgcatatataatattagatTTGAAGACATTCAACAAATTTAGTGTTAAGGATCATGTCTCTGCTATACAAGGAGCAGTATCCAATTCAATGctaaaaatcaataaagaGGATGGGAATCCACTAGCTTTggaaacaaaaacaaactGCGATACTGGCGTTTGGACAACTAAAGATGAGAAACTAGCCAGCATTGGTATTCATGTAAGAAGATCTATTACTTCACATGGTGTTTGCATAAATGTAGATCCTGACTTATCATATTTGAATAACTTTGAAATGTGTGGATTGCCTAATAAAAAAGCTACATCTATATATCAGGAACGCCCAGGAACTGATCTTTCTGTCCAAGATGTCGCTAAAAGTTTTGTAAATGAATATGCAAAAATCTTAGATATAGACACTGTTGAACGGATTGACTTGGATAATATAGAAATAGATTGA